Proteins encoded by one window of Balearica regulorum gibbericeps isolate bBalReg1 chromosome 21, bBalReg1.pri, whole genome shotgun sequence:
- the AJAP1 gene encoding adherens junction-associated protein 1 isoform X3, with protein MWMRRLPGSRSGCPLGSHAWILIAMFHLAMDLASCQPPASGAGGRLSPRPVLRHRLSRGSLWGTGSGEEIRHPGPPWTCTPEPPLQRPRSRRPPPAAPLPAGRPLRRPRSRRGRRHLRGHSFAPRDGRPTALPEVIVWGPTGEEDSLESSTLPGTFATTAAATTTTAATTTTAAAAITAAATPPRTPPSTPAPAPGRDGPRSSPGRTSTAEPAAGHSSGGKDARPPRGLGDSTGLAVHQIITITVSLIMVIAALITTLVLKNCCAQSGRPRRNSHQRKLDQQEESCQNLTDFAPARVPSALDIFTAYNETLQCSHECVRTPVPVYAEEALHSPGDYKTTFNGNRIPLVNL; from the exons GTCAGGTTGCCCGCTCGGAAGCCATGCTTGGATTTTAATAGCCATGTTCCACCTAGCCATGGACCTCgccagctgccagcccccagccagcgGCGCCGGGGGGAGGCTCTCACCACGGCCGGTGCTCCGGCACAGACTGTCCCGCGGCTCGCTGTGGGGCacggggagcggggaggagaTACGGCACCCCGGCCCCCCCTGGACCTGCACCCCCGAGCCCCCCCTACAGAGACCCCGCTCCCGCCGGccaccccccgccgccccgctgccTGCCGGCCGCCCCCTGCGCCGGCCCCGTTCCCGGAGAGGCCGGCGGCACCTGCGTGGCCACAGCTTTGCCCCGCGGGACGGGCGGCCCACGGCGCTGCCCGAGGTCATCGTCTGGGGCCCCACGGGCGAGGAGGACTCCCTGGAGAGCAGCACGCTGCCCGGCACCTTCGCCAccaccgccgccgccaccaccaccaccgccgCGACGACCACCACCGCCGCTGCCGCCATCACTGCGGCCGCCACGCCGCCTCGCAcgccccccagcaccccagctccTGCGCCTGGCAGGGATGgaccccgcagcagccccggccgcaCCAGCACCGCCGAGCCAGCCGCCGGCCACAGCAGTGGCGGCAAGGATGCTCGCCCGCCCCGCGGGCTGGGGGACAGCACAG GTCTGGCGGTTCATCAGATAATCACTATTACCGTGTCCCTCATCATGGTCATTGCCGCTCTGATAACAACTCTTGTCTTAAAAAATTG CTGCGCGCAGAGCGGGCGCCCGCGGCGCAACAGCCACCAGCGCAAGCTGGACCAGCAAGAGGAGAGCTGCCAGAACCTGACCGACTTCGCCCCCGCCCGCGTGCCCAGCGCCCTCGACATCTTCACCGCCTACAACGAGACGCTGCAGTGCTCCCACGAGTGTGTCCGGACCCCCGTGCCCGTCTACGCAGAGGAGGCGTTACACTCGCCCGGGGATTATAAAACAACCTTCAATGGAAACAG GATTCCATTGGTGAACctgtaa
- the AJAP1 gene encoding adherens junction-associated protein 1 isoform X2 produces the protein MWMRRLPGSRSGCPLGSHAWILIAMFHLAMDLASCQPPASGAGGRLSPRPVLRHRLSRGSLWGTGSGEEIRHPGPPWTCTPEPPLQRPRSRRPPPAAPLPAGRPLRRPRSRRGRRHLRGHSFAPRDGRPTALPEVIVWGPTGEEDSLESSTLPGTFATTAAATTTTAATTTTAAAAITAAATPPRTPPSTPAPAPGRDGPRSSPGRTSTAEPAAGHSSGGKDARPPRGLGDSTGLAVHQIITITVSLIMVIAALITTLVLKNCCAQSGRPRRNSHQRKLDQQEESCQNLTDFAPARVPSALDIFTAYNETLQCSHECVRTPVPVYAEEALHSPGDYKTTFNGNRPSSSDRHLIPVAFVSEKWFEISC, from the exons GTCAGGTTGCCCGCTCGGAAGCCATGCTTGGATTTTAATAGCCATGTTCCACCTAGCCATGGACCTCgccagctgccagcccccagccagcgGCGCCGGGGGGAGGCTCTCACCACGGCCGGTGCTCCGGCACAGACTGTCCCGCGGCTCGCTGTGGGGCacggggagcggggaggagaTACGGCACCCCGGCCCCCCCTGGACCTGCACCCCCGAGCCCCCCCTACAGAGACCCCGCTCCCGCCGGccaccccccgccgccccgctgccTGCCGGCCGCCCCCTGCGCCGGCCCCGTTCCCGGAGAGGCCGGCGGCACCTGCGTGGCCACAGCTTTGCCCCGCGGGACGGGCGGCCCACGGCGCTGCCCGAGGTCATCGTCTGGGGCCCCACGGGCGAGGAGGACTCCCTGGAGAGCAGCACGCTGCCCGGCACCTTCGCCAccaccgccgccgccaccaccaccaccgccgCGACGACCACCACCGCCGCTGCCGCCATCACTGCGGCCGCCACGCCGCCTCGCAcgccccccagcaccccagctccTGCGCCTGGCAGGGATGgaccccgcagcagccccggccgcaCCAGCACCGCCGAGCCAGCCGCCGGCCACAGCAGTGGCGGCAAGGATGCTCGCCCGCCCCGCGGGCTGGGGGACAGCACAG GTCTGGCGGTTCATCAGATAATCACTATTACCGTGTCCCTCATCATGGTCATTGCCGCTCTGATAACAACTCTTGTCTTAAAAAATTG CTGCGCGCAGAGCGGGCGCCCGCGGCGCAACAGCCACCAGCGCAAGCTGGACCAGCAAGAGGAGAGCTGCCAGAACCTGACCGACTTCGCCCCCGCCCGCGTGCCCAGCGCCCTCGACATCTTCACCGCCTACAACGAGACGCTGCAGTGCTCCCACGAGTGTGTCCGGACCCCCGTGCCCGTCTACGCAGAGGAGGCGTTACACTCGCCCGGGGATTATAAAACAACCTTCAATGGAAACAG ACCCTCTTCTTCTGACCGGCATCTTATTCCCGTGGCCTTTGTGTCTGAGAAATGGTTTGAAATCTCCTGCTGA